In Etheostoma cragini isolate CJK2018 chromosome 19, CSU_Ecrag_1.0, whole genome shotgun sequence, the genomic window GAGTCTACTGCAGGGGGAACTGCTGCCCAACGCTTCTGTCTTGCTCACGAGTCGACCCGCAGCCGTCAGCCACGTCCCCGTGAGCTGCATCGACCGCTTTGTGCTCATCACTGGCTTTTCCTTGGCTGAAGTTCGCGACTTCTTCCGACGGTATTTCCAGGACAGTGCCATTGCTGACTACATGTTCGCGGTGGTATCGGCGAACGAGCTCATGCTGACGCTGTGCTACATCCCTGCATTTTGCTACATCGTGTGCTGCATTCTCAAAGAAAGCAAAGAGCTGTGTGGAGAGAGCCCCAAGACCATGACTGACATTTACGTGCAGTACCTGGTGGCCTTGCTGTGCTCTCACACCAAAGCGAGGGCTGAAACATTCAGCCACAAGTTGTCCGACATTGTTCTGAAGCTCGGCAGACTTGCCTACCAAAAGCTCACGGAGCATCAGACCCTTTTCTACAGCAGCGACCGAGATCTTGCAGCGTTAGAGGGATGCAGCCTCGTTAGCACCTTCCTTGACAAGACAGTGGCACAAGAACCCGGTTGCACtgaagaggtttactccttTGCACACTTTACCGTCCAAGAGTTCTTCGCTGCAGTGTATTGTGCAGTGACCGATGACCCTTTACCCGATGGAGATCCGCACGCTTCAAGTCCTGTTGAGGAGTCCAACAACGGACATTTGGACCTCTTCAATCGCTTCCTGTCCGGAATCCTCTCTGATCGCAACGCTAATCTTCTATCGAGGCAAGTGGGATTGAGTTGCAATAAAGACAAAGTGGACACCCATCGTCGGAGGATCATCAGAGAGCTCACAACGCGATGTGAGAACGGGGCCCAAATCCTCAACCATCTACACTGCCTGTACGAGCAACAGGACTCCTCGTTGGCCCTCGCTGTGCAACCAAAGACACTGCAAGTCAACGTTAGCGATGAAACCCTCTCCCAAATGGATTACAATGCCATCAAGTACTTTCTCAACCTTACAAAGGGCGATATATCAGAGCTGGATCTGACAGGGACAGGAGTAAGCTGCGAGGCACTTAGAGACATGCAGCCCCTGCTGCTTAGATGTAACAAACTGTGGTGAGTTTCAGGCAAAATGTGGTCCCCATTGTCTCATTCTCTGCATGAAGTTGTTCatattttctccattaatctTTGGAGTTCCATTTGAATAACATATCACTCTGCATGCATCAAAAAGTAAAGTTGAGGATAATATATTATGTGGCTTATGCACTAACTTCcctattttaattttaaggcTCGGAGAAAACAACCTTGACATGGACACAGCTCAGGTCATTGCTGATGTGCTGCGGGTGTCAGAAAGTATAACCCACCTTGGGTAAGATCATGAATTTCAAGCTTTTAGTAttgataagaagaagaagaaaaactatcAAAAAAGATCACAAGCAGTAAGCAAATATAAAGAGTACAATGATTCTTTACTGGAGAGAATAAAGAATCATCCGGACCATGTTTCCCCATTCAGACTCGGGTGGTCGGACATGGGCGATGATGAACTGCTGGCTCTTACTAGTGCCATACgtgtgaaaaaaaagcttcaagaGTTGTGGTAAGCAACCCGTCTGGGGGATATCAAGagtattttttcatatttgattCTTTTGcggatttattgattgattcacatgttgaacattttaaacattgttcAGGACACCCTGTGCTTTCACAGGATGGAGGGAAACCGAGTGAGCTACAAAGGTCTGCTGTCACTCAGGGACTTGACCCCAAACCCTCTGAAAACAGTTGTGTGAGTGTGACTTTCAACACAAAATTCCAAtccataataattataataataatccataATTCAACCATACAGGACTCTGAAGCTACTGTTGATTCCCTTTTCATACAGAGCCATATGGAATGACCTGACTGACACAGACCCAGGGTGCTTTTGCACCCAAGAAAGCATAACTGTGAGCTTCACAGATGACGATATGTGGGCAGGGTGGGGGGAATGGGTCTTCAAACGATGTGaggtcagcagcaacaacaagtTAGTGATGGTACTCCACAAAGTTTGCAACGTACCAGTCCATTGCTTAGAAACCCAGTGGGCAAAGACTTTCTACAAGCAACTGTCACAGCTCATCAGGCAAAGGATTGAGTGCTGCACTGAGGAGGACATGTACAAGAAGCTCAAAAAATTTGAGAGCATTTTAAACCTCTGACATAGAACTACACTGCCCTCATACTATAGGCTAGAAAATAGAGATCACATGTATGTTTCTATTAATTGTAGATTTAGAAAGAGGTGAATAAAACAAGTTGGCCAGTACGGGGATCGAACCCGCGACCTTGGCGTTATTAGCACCACGCTCtaaccaactgagctaaccggcCATGGTGGCTAAGTGGATATACGCTATAATTTGTTTGCACAACATCTTAAACCTTAAACAAAGATGATACGAAGGGATGCacggtataaaaaaaaacttatgaaAATATGCCTCGAAATATGTTATCGTTTCTGTAAAAGGCTCATAAAACCACATGTTGTGTAGAGCTCTGATGTGGTGTTTTTATCTTCCATATAAAACCACAAACCATGTCACATGCAAGTGAAATTATTTATTGTTACACTACACTGCTTATTTCTAATAACCtatgcatttaattttatttaaagacactTTATTATATCTGTTTcgtatttattttaacttcGAATGTCTTTGCGTCTCGTGTGTTTCGttgttatatgtatatttatatttaaaaacaacaatattgtgATCATCTGTTGTAACTAGTGCTCAACTGTCAATAAAATCTTGAAACTTTAATGCCCACAATGCTTggttcaattttattttggaGTTATTTACCGGAAGCAGTTTTAACTGCTCACCCTGATGTGACGAATTAATTCTGCGACATCTCACTGAACGAAGTAATGCCGTTTACGTGAAGTTAGCCAGCAAGCTAACTCGTTTTCTGTTCTATTTGTGTATGCAGTACGTCCAAATAGAGCGTTTTATCTTCTCAAATTTGGTGAGTTCTGTAAATTATTATGTCAATTCAATGTTAAGTGGAGGGTTGGTGGATTTTGAAAAGCAGTGACAGTGACCgcagcatttttttaatttaaatgtcactACCCGCGAATTGACATAGCTACTGTAGCGTTAATGTTGCTAACATCACCAAGTGTTTGCTAAAGGTAGCAAACCGTGGTGAAGCGAGTCTTATTCATTTCAGTGTTCTTTTTTATCTGAGTATTTAACTGTGTATTCATACTATGCACGAGACGTTACGACTACTAGCTGGCGGGCGAGAACACCAGTCTCCTAGCAACGAAACGGTAGTAAGATAATTTTGCCAGGATGTCGTCAGTTTTACTTCACGAAAGTTAGTTTTTTGAGTTGAAAAAGACCCAATAAGTAGTTAATGTGTGATTGAATGCACTAACGTAAACGTAACTAACAGACTCAGACACTCAAACATAttgtacagacacacagagacacacacagatacaaacatacatattcTCTATAAGATAGACGTAAATATCTCCAAACTCCAAGTCTCCAATTTTAACAGTTGGTGACTTTTGGTTTAAATAGTTGATTGACTGTAGTATTGGAAATCTGCAAGGCTGCAGTTCCTCTGCTGGCCACTGTTCGTCGCCATTTTCTCCGCGTTTCTTACCCGCGTTTCTTGCTTGATGAGGCCCATGGTGATCACGTGACTACAAAGAATGAATTTGACTTTATGGAAAGTCAGGACATACCTTTttaatagatagatatttattaatCCCAACAAAATGGGATATTattgtgttacagcagcaacatatcagtcacagcacagaatataaatataaatgctaGGATAAATGAATTTATACATGTTggaatacaaaaaatgtgcaactgcttaaatagtgaTGATAAATATGTAGCTAAACCTATTGTGCAAGTTGCACTGTTGTGACGTGATCCAGTAACACCACTTCACGTGTTGGGATTTACTAAGATAGTCTTCATACACACTGACGTTCATCTTATTAAGCTAACGTTTCCGTGATATTTAATCAATACGTGTGCATGCTACTGACCGGTGTTGCAGTCCCAGCCCCAGGATGATTGACACCGAGAGGGGAGCGGATGACGCTGGCCCAGCAGAAACCAGCAGTAAGATCAAGGAGacggaaaagaagaagaggtcCCGCGTCAAGCAGCTGCTGGGCGACGTGAAGAAGCAAGTGGAGTTCTGGTTCGGAGACGTCAACCTTCACAAGGACCGCTttctcaaaaaagtcattgatGAGTCAGAGGACGGATGTAAGGGGCTATCAATATCAATAATGCACTGCATTTGTATGCGATTTAGTCTTAAACATTGTACTAAATGGGGAATTTGATTTCAGATGTCGATATATCTGTGTTGGCGAGCTTCAATCGAATGAAGAGGCTGACAAGTGACACCAAGCTGATCGCCAGAGCGCTGAAGAATTCATCTGTAGTCGAGGTACTGTGAAGCTAATCTCGTCCATGTCTTTAGAAGGGATTTCATATTTGGAGGGGTTGCACGCGGCTCCAAACACTTGTCAAATGAACGCAAATGCGGTTCTCTTTCAGGTCAACCTCGAGGGAAATAAAGTAAGGCGCCAGCTTCCGATTGGAGAAGTCCCGAAGGACGTCGACAGCCGCACAGTCTACGTGGTACAAAGAGTTAGATGTTCTTATTTCAATTAGATCTGCTCTGAAATGTCTGGACTACCTTTACAGGAGCTGACACTATTGTATCTATAGCGCAACACGTTCATTTAATTTGTGTCCAAATTGGGAGACTCACAGACTTATTTGCTAGTTTGTTGCCAAATgttatatttaacatttcttctttcttttcttttcttttttttctccaaggaACTTTTGCCCAAGAATGTGACTCACGGCTGGATTGAGAAGGTCTTCACAAAATGCGGGAACGTGGTTTATGTCAGCATCCCCCGATACAAGTCTACTGGCGACACCAAGGGGTTTGCCTTTGTAGAGTTTGAGACGGAGAAACAAGCCCAGAAAGCCATCGAGGTGAGAGCTTATTACTGAGTCGCCGTTTCCTGAAATATCCGATATTTCAGCCGGTGTTCGCTTTTGGCAGAAGGAAAACTCATGAAAATGTCTGATCTTTGAACCAGATGCTAAACAACCCCCCTGAAGATGCTCCCAGGAAGCCGGGGGTTTTCCCCAAGACGAAAAGTAGGAAGGCCATCCCTCTGCCAGCTGACAATCCTCCGTCAGGTACAGGCCTCTCTCGACCACCCTCTAAACGTGCTTTTGGTGCAGTTTGTTGTATCGATCTCCATGTGTTGATTTTGACTCGCTACaggtgaagaagaggagaagagaaagcgaaagaagaagaaaaagaaagaaggcgCCACAGTGCAGCCTCCTGCTGGAGAAGCCAAAGAGCAGGCGATGGAGGCAGAGCCGTCGGAGCAGAAGGGGAAGCCCTCGGGGGTCGTCGGCGCACAGAAGACACCGGACAAACCGCCAGAAAAGAAGAGACGACGGTCGCAAACGGCAGAGGGATCTGAGGGGGANNNNNNNNNNNNNNNNNNNNNNNNNNNNNNNNNNNNNNNNNNNNNNNNNNNNNNNNNNNNNNNNNNNNNNNNNNNNNNNNNNNNNNNNNNNNNNNNNNNNgtgtatatgtgtatatgtatatatatataaatgtatatatatatatgtatatgtgtgtatatgtgtatatatatataaatgtatatatatgt contains:
- the larp7 gene encoding la-related protein 7, producing MIDTERGADDAGPAETSSKIKETEKKKRSRVKQLLGDVKKQVEFWFGDVNLHKDRFLKKVIDESEDGYVDISVLASFNRMKRLTSDTKLIARALKNSSVVEVNLEGNKVRRQLPIGEVPKDVDSRTVYVELLPKNVTHGWIEKVFTKCGNVVYVSIPRYKSTGDTKGFAFVEFETEKQAQKAIEMLNNPPEDAPRKPGVFPKTKSRKAIPLPADNPPSGEEEEKRKRKKKKKKEGATVQPPAGEAKEQAMEAEPSEQKGKPSGVVGAQKTPDKPPEKKRRRSQTAEGSEGELLCKLCWDHFLDPPAKSDADRRVEKGKENRDDSTVKAKRKRKKKHKEKLKIGEEVIPLRVLSKKEWLELKDEYLTLQKCSMKTLKKCINEIDHKKHKSPMETVDEPQDGNVEKSDKGSNPGPQFTSGVIMKITDSKPLPGRKIIKDALCKISPVAYIDTLDGDAEGHIRFHTPEDAKAVSDAGAELQKEHSWKLEILAGDHEQRYWQKILVDRQVKLNRPREKKRGTEKVRPRFTFLNRKLYIHACYCAQQYIIDLSSLVM
- the LOC117934972 gene encoding NACHT, LRR and PYD domains-containing protein 3-like, producing MVEKDGCYSCLEALRVLRVSLVDELEGRIESLLEILVSQEVFTRDDREEVLCQLGPRARVRYVLDIVACKGEEAAEVFLSIRRHHQQEDQEESKEGHTPQPQLLEYDKVKQKHKDVLTRRSESMLFYNTRHGEKILFSEHYVNLLLADGHQCLERKRHEVQTFGQKRLSMQQKSAVHRKIAPGELFSSPNGNRQVKKVLVSGVAGIGKTLLVQKMLFDFGGNRDHLGFDFIIHMTFRDLNLIDKPTNFRELVLRKNRHLSKELDAILANDDKLLIILDGFDEFRHYRSCDVDAFVTEPDEDAEVVEVFGSLLQGELLPNASVLLTSRPAAVSHVPVSCIDRFVLITGFSLAEVRDFFRRYFQDSAIADYMFAVVSANELMLTLCYIPAFCYIVCCILKESKELCGESPKTMTDIYVQYLVALLCSHTKARAETFSHKLSDIVLKLGRLAYQKLTEHQTLFYSSDRDLAALEGCSLVSTFLDKTVAQEPGCTEEVYSFAHFTVQEFFAAVYCAVTDDPLPDGDPHASSPVEESNNGHLDLFNRFLSGILSDRNANLLSRQVGLSCNKDKVDTHRRRIIRELTTRCENGAQILNHLHCLYEQQDSSLALAVQPKTLQVNVSDETLSQMDYNAIKYFLNLTKGDISELDLTGTGVSCEALRDMQPLLLRCNKLWLGENNLDMDTAQVIADVLRVSESITHLGLGWSDMGDDELLALTSAIRVKKKLQELWMEGNRVSYKGLLSLRDLTPNPLKTVVAIWNDLTDTDPGCFCTQESITVSFTDDDMWAGWGEWVFKRCEVSSNNKLVMVLHKVCNVPVHCLETQWAKTFYKQLSQLIRQRIECCTEEDMYKKLKKFESILNL